The genomic DNA CTAACAATGTCGCCTTTCGGGTAGCTGTGATGACCATCTGAATGTTCGACATGGAGGCGACTGCCACCTTTTCCTCGTATCGCGCCCACATATGTGCTAATGTGGGTTTGTGCTTCGTGGGAGGGATATATCATGAGCCGACTGACCATTGATATGACGGATCAGCAGCACCAGAGCCTGAAAGCACTGGCGGCGCTACAGGGCAAAACGATCAAGCAGTATGCGCTTGAACGCTTGCTCCCTGATAATCTTGATACCGACCAGGCGTGGCAAGAACTTAAAAATCTTCT from Acetobacter ascendens includes the following:
- a CDS encoding antitoxin; its protein translation is MSRLTIDMTDQQHQSLKALAALQGKTIKQYALERLLPDNLDTDQAWQELKNLLRARVQEGLDGKVSSKSVSAILGEELNEKRT